The genomic interval GAGACCGCACATATTAAAATCACCAACAAGTTCAACCCATTCTCAGGGTTCCAAAATCCTATGTACATTCTAAAGGTAGGCATCTCGAGAAAATTGTAGAACTGTGCACCAATGACATAGTTTCAACAACAAACGCTGAGAAAATTGTTGAATTGTGCACCGCCTGCAGTcagcaaggtctctagcacctgaGAAAATCAAGGCTGTGCTTGGTGATGATCATAAGGAAAGCAACGAAGAAACTTATGATATATATCTACTTCCACCTGGTGAAGACCCAGAAGCCTGCCAATCTTACTTGAGAATGCGGAATAGGGAAGGGAAATATAATCTAATGTTTGAGGTATATCTGTTTTATGTTTTTTCCTATCTTACCCGTGGAATTCCAGTTTTATGCTTTTCTCTCTTATGAATGGAATTTCAGTTTTATGTTTGATAGCTACGAATTATACTTTTGAGTGATATTGTTAGTTGATAATGTTCTGATACTAGTACTGTATAAGGTTCTTTGGATTAAGTCCACTCCTTGGCTGCCATGTAATTCTATTCCATACCATATTTCCCCTGGAATCTTTGCTAGAACATGAAAAACtaaaaaagggcgtacctagtgcagagagctcccgctctgtgcggggtctggggaagggtgtcagtggcaagccttaccctcgcctgtgcaatgcgaggagaccgcgactcgaacccgggagctTCCGGTcgcaggcggtaagactctaccgcttgcaccaggcccgacTAGAACATGAAAAACTAATTCAGTTGAATTTTCATCGCAGTCAGATTCTAAATTTTACTTCTCTTTTTATATTTTCTAGATCTGCTTAATTTAACACATTTGATCAGTCTCCCCTGCAGTCACTTAGACTTACCTGTATTTGTTTCTATTGTCTGTGGCTACATGCAATAAACAAACCCTTGCTGGCAGCCCTGGTGTTCACTAACTCTCTTATGTTATTTTGTGCTCGAAGGAATGGGTAACCGACAATTCTTTTATCATATCACCAAGGATCACTTTTGAAGTCAGTGTACGTCTTCTTGGTGGTTTGATGGCATTGGGATATACTATAGCAGCTATACTGAAGAGAAGCAGTTGTGTTTTTTCTGATGGCAAGGCAACTGTTAAAATTGATTGGCTGGAACAACTTAACAGACAGTATATACAAGTGAGCATAATCTTTGTTGTCTGGTTGATGTAGTTTCTCTCAATGTCATTGTTATCTCAGGTTCTTGaatactatttatttcattattaCTTTTTTTTAACTATTTAAGATGTGCAAATGTTATGACCTTGCTTCTTTCTTTAGGTGCAAGGAAGAGATCGTCTTTATGTTAAATTTGTAGCGGATCAGTTAGGCTTGGATGGTTCTTATATACCACGCACATATATTGAACAAATTCAGCTGGAGAAATTGATTAACGATGTTATGGTATGTATATTTTATTAGTTATGTTGCTTACACGGTATATTCACATTTCTTCTAGTTGTTTCGCTTAGTTCATTGGTTGGATCTGACTGCTATGTAGGCGTTACCAGAAGATTTGAAGACAAAGCTCAGCATCGATGATGAGCTGGTCTCAAGTCCAAAGGAAGCCTTTTCCCGTGTTTCTGCTGATCGGAGGAACAAGCTTATGAAGAGGTTTCATAATAACATCCTTGTTTCAAGTTTGAACTTTTGAAACTTTGGAACCTGAATGAAGTTAGTTGACTTTCTTATCATGTTGTCCAGTGGCCTATCTCAATCATATTCAACGCATGGAGACAAAAATATTGTGAAATTGAGTAAACTAACAGAAACCAACAGGAGGTTTGGTGCAGGGCGAGCCCTTGAACCGCCTGCTATCAACCAGgtgacttttgtgaagaattatCACTAGCATGGCAGTTGAAAGCCTCAACGAAAACATATGTTATCGCTGACTTGCAAATGTTCTTGTTTCCATTTCTTTTTCGTAGGGTGCAATCACCCAGCTTTCAGAACAGATATCAACATTGAATGAAAGGATGGATGAGTTTACCTCTCGAGTTGAAGAACTCAATTCAAAATTTACGGTGAAGAAACATTTGCCCAGTCAGCAGAACTTAGCTCTTCCAAATGATGCTTGTAATGGTTCAACACCTACAAATCTCTTTGTCTCTCAGTTAGGCAATGGTACTCTGATACCTCATTCTTCATCGTCAAACCAACTTGCAAAGGATTCCCCGATGATTGAAGaggtctccctctctctctctctctacctttTTTGTAGCTTGTTGGAATTAGATGTAGGAAGTATTGTCAACATTGTTCAAACATTAGTTTATCAAACATTTTTAAAATTCGGTGTGATTGTTTAGACCTCAAACAGATTCTAACAGTTCGATAAAAATAGCAAAGAATCAGGGTTGTCATTAGTGTCCTCAAATTAAGTGGACAAGTGGGTCACAAATTCAATCCTGTTCTAGTTTATCTAGTCTGAAATAAGTAAAAAGAAAAGTAAGTAATCCAGTTCCATTTCCAGTACAGGTAGTGTCACAATATTGTTAACAATGACAAAAAACTATGTAACTATAGATCTATGGATGTGGAATCATATCTGGATTGCCAAATACACATATTGTGGACAACAATGATTATTGGATGGTTTCATAATATAGTTTGATGTAATATTAGCTTTCATGAACAGACTAACAAAATCAATGAAACTAAATATCATCTAGTGTCAGCAACTAGTATAAAATTATTTGAAACTTGTATGCACCTTCTGCAACATTCAGCTGTATTTCAGGTAAACAATCCCATATCGTCtttccaaaaaataaaaaatgtggcATAAAATATTCATGTGGCAGAGGTTCTTAATGACAAGACTCGAAGCTGCCAATGGGCATATGATTTTTCTTCTTTGTAGATATGTATTGTGCAAAGCCTAGGCTGAATGAAACATTGCACAAATTTTTCTGGTATATGCAAGTAGTTTGATTATAAAGTATGTTGTGATATTTAGTATTTATTCTAAACCTCACCATAAAAACATGAGTGTTGGTTGTGCCTATCTTAATAAACATGAGTGTGGTTGTGCCTATCTTAGTGTAACACATTCTTTTGTACATATCTTGACTTGACATTTCATGTTTGATGCTTTGTTACCTACGCAGATTATGAACATATCAAGAGGTCAGCGCCAGGTTATACATCAGCTCGACAATCTAACCAACCTGCTTCATGAGCATTTGGTCTTAACACGCCAAGCAAATACCGCTAGCAGGAACCGGGTGCTGGATATCGACACAGTCATCTGTCCACTTATTTGCCTGACTGTTGCCAGTATTGGGTACTTCATGTTTAAAGGTCTCAACAGGTGCTGACCAAAGTGAGTCGGCCCAAACATGTGCTCTGAGGCTCACCATCTAGTTTTGGCGGAACTGGAGGAAGCAACCGTCACAACTCAACTGATCTGCAATACCCCCATAG from Miscanthus floridulus cultivar M001 unplaced genomic scaffold, ASM1932011v1 fs_365_2_3, whole genome shotgun sequence carries:
- the LOC136531500 gene encoding inorganic pyrophosphatase TTM1-like, yielding MDQHDSMSDSPRRRYNLLRDKVQLVKRKDSNRYEIVRFHDSLSFEKGFFVVIRACQLLAQHNDGIIFVGVAGPSGAGKTVFTEKVVNFMPDVAVISMDNYNDATRIVDGNFDDPRLTDYDTLLENIHGLKEGRSVQVPIYDFKSSCRTGYRTVDVPSSRIVIIEGIYALSEKLRPVMDLRVSVTGGVHFDLVKRVLRDIQRAGQEPEEIIHQISETVYPMYKAFIEPDLETAHIKITNKFNPFSGFQNPMYILKSARSLAPEKIKAVLGDDHKESNEETYDIYLLPPGEDPEACQSYLRMRNREGKYNLMFEEWVTDNSFIISPRITFEVSVRLLGGLMALGYTIAAILKRSSCVFSDGKATVKIDWLEQLNRQYIQVQGRDRLYVKFVADQLGLDGSYIPRTYIEQIQLEKLINDVMALPEDLKTKLSIDDELVSSPKEAFSRVSADRRNKLMKSGLSQSYSTHGDKNIVKLSKLTETNRRFGAGRALEPPAINQGAITQLSEQISTLNERMDEFTSRVEELNSKFTVKKHLPSQQNLALPNDACNGSTPTNLFVSQLGNGTLIPHSSSSNQLAKDSPMIEEIMNISRGQRQVIHQLDNLTNLLHEHLVLTRQANTASRNRVLDIDTVICPLICLTVASIGYFMFKGLNRC